The genomic stretch taaaattggacataacccatcaccatcatcattgaaaTCTCCTCCGGATGAAACGTGTATTAACAAAGTACACCTCGTAGCAATTAACCCTGGTGACGGGATACGGTTGTTTGGTTCTCCCACAGAAgcggttagggtgtgtgtggaaaCGTTTGAAGCCAAGGCTGTCCAATTTCTTCAACGTGTACAACTGCTTTCTGAGTCTTTCGCCCGAGGCAGGTTTGTGGAATTCCACCAACAGCTGTCGGGTGTGGTTGAGCTCACCTGTTTCCACCATGTTTGGCAAGGCCGACCACTCTGAGAATTCAATGTCCATTTTGACAATGTCGATTACCTCCTGCAACGAGAATGTCACACACTTTCattctgttattttcttcttcttcttcttcttcttcttcttcgttcatgggctgcaactcccacattcactcgcatattacacgagtgggattttacgtgtatgaccttttttacccagccatgttggcagccatactccgttttcggggggaatgcatgctgggtatgttctcgtttccataacccaccgaacactgacatggattacaggatctttaacgtgcttatttgatcttctgcttgcatatacacacgaagggggttcaggcattagcaggtctgcacatatgttgacctgggagatcgtaaaaatctccaccctttacccaccaggcgtcgtcaccgtgatttgaacccgggaccctcagattgaaagtccaacgctttaactactcggctattgcgcccgtctgtgtctGAGGGGGGACAGTGATAGGAGGCAGAGTGGgtgtagaagtgtgtgtatgtgtttgtgtgtatacttgtgtggaggggtgggggggggtgtagttgtaagtgtaggaggtggggggggggggggggggggggggtctgtgagcctgtttatatatttctgtgcccatgtctgttttcttgtttaaagccagCATGCAAGCAGGTGTATAAGTGTATACATCCAGCTGTATGCCGCACAAGCATTGGGTTCATGCTTATGAATATAATAAGTTTttacatgtgtgttggtgtgtgtggttgtgtctgtaattgtcttagtttgtctgatgagtgtgtgggtgggagggggggggggggcaaggagcgtgcgaatgtgtgtctgtgtcaccaccaccatcatcatcaccatcatcatcatcattaccatcatcatcattggcttcatcattatcatcatcaccatcatcatcatcaccatcaccatcaccaccatcatcacaatcatcaccgtcgtcgtcatcctccatCACCTGTTGGTGGTTCAGCATGTTCCTCAGGTCGAAGAAGGACTTCATGGTCCAGTTCGTCGTCACGTGgatccgtcccccctcccctcccagccccacATTGTGGAAATGGACCAGGGGGGACCTATCGTGGCTTGGCTTCTCCATGCTGAAAtggggatgatgataatgatactggatTTGAATGGtctttgattgttcaacagtGTCACTTGATTATTTCATAATGATACTGGATTTGAAttatctttaattgttcaacagtgcaCATAATTATATCATAATGATACTGGATTTGAATGGTCTCTGTTCAACAGTGCATATGATTATATCATAATGATACTGGATCTGAATGGTCTTTGATTTTCAACAGTGCACATGATTATTTAAATGAtctttgattgttcaacagtGTCACATGATTATATCATAATGATACTGGATTTGAACGGtctttgattgttcaacagtGCACATGATTATATCATGATACTGGATTCGAAttatctttaattgttcaacagtgtcACTTGATTATATCATAATGATACTGGATTTGAATGGTCTTTGATTGTTCAACAGCGCACATGACTATATCATAATGATACTGGATTTGAATGGTCTTTGATTGTTCAACAGCGCACATGACTATATCATAATGATATTGGATTTGAATAGTCTTTGACTGTTCAACAGTGCACAGGATTATATCATAATGATACTGGATTTGAATTATCTTTGATTGTTCAACAGCGCACATGATTATATCATAATGATACTGGATTTGAATGGTCTCTGTTCAACAGCGCACATGATTATATCATAATGATACTGGATTTGAATTATCTTTGATTGTTCAACAGCGCACATGATTATATCATAATGATACTGGATTTGAATGGTCTCTGTTCAACAGCGCACATGATTGTATCATAATGATACTGGATTTGAATGGTCTTTGATTGTTCAACAGCGCACATGATTATATCATAATGATACTGGATTTGAATGGTCTCTGTTCAACAGCGCACATGATTATATCATAATGATACTGGATTTGAATTATCTTTGATTGTTCAACAGCGCACATGATTATATCATAATGATACTGGATTTGAATTAtctttgattgttcaacagtGCACATGATTATATCATAATGATACTGGATTTGAATTATCTTTGATTGTTCAACAGCGCACATGACTATATCATAATGATACTGGATTTGAATGGTCTTTGATTGTTCAACAGCGCACATGACTATATCATAATGATACTGGATTTGAATTATCTTTGATTGTTCAACAGCGCACATGATTATATCATAATGATACTGGATTTGAATTATCTTTGATTGTTCAACAGCGCACATGATTATATCATAATGATACTGGATTTGAATGGTCTCTGTTCAACAGCGCACATGATTATATCATAATGATACTGGATTTGAATTATCTTTGATTGTTCAACAGCGCACATGATTATATCATAATGATACTGGATTTGAATGGTCTTTGATTGTTCAACAGCGCACATGATTATATCATAATGATACTGGATTTGAATGGTCTCTGTTCAACAGCGCACATGATTATATCATAATGATACTGGATTTGAATGGTCTTTGATTGTTCAACAGCGCACATGATTATATCATAATGATACTGGATTTGAATGGTCTTTCATTGTTCAACAGTGCACATAATTATATCATAATGATACTGGATTTGAATGGTCTCTGTTCAACAGTGCATATGATTATATCATAATGATACTGGATCTGAATGGTCTTTGATTTTCAACAGTGCACATGATTATTTAAATGAtctttgattgttcaacagtGTCACATGATTATATCATAATGATACTGGATTTGAATGGtctttgattgttcaacagtGCACATGATTATATCATGATACTGGATTCGAAttatctttaattgttcaacagtgtcACTTGATTATATCATAATGATACTGGATTTGAATGGTCTTTGATTGTTCAACAGCGCACAAGACTATAtcataatcatactggatttgaattatctttgattgttcaacagtGCACATGACTATATCATAATGATATTGGATTTGAATAGTCTTTGACTGTTCAACAGTGCACAGGATTATATCATAATGATACTGGATTTGAATGGTCTCTGTTCAACAGTGCACATGATTATATCATAATGATACTGGATTTGAATGGTCTCTGTTCAACAGTGCACATGATTATATCATAATGATACTGGATTTGAATGGTCTTTGATTGTTCAACAGCGCACATGACTATATCATAATGATACTGGATTTGAATAGtctttgattgttcaacagtGCACAGGATTATATCATAATGATACTGGATTTGAATGGtctttgattgttcaacagtGCACATGATTATATCATAATGATACTGGACTTGAATGGTCTCTGTTCATCAGTGCGCTTGATCATATCATAATATACTGGATTTGAATAGTCTTTGATTGTTCAACGGTGTCACATGATTATAACATAATGATACTGGATTTGAATGGTCTTGAACTGTTCAACAGCACACATGATTATAtcctttctgtgtttatagccgaatggctaaagcgctggactttcaatctgagggccctgggttcgaatctcggttacggcgcctggtgggtaaagggtggagatttttccgatctcccaggtcaacaaatgtgcagacctgctaatgcctgaacccccttcgtgtgtatgtgcacgcagaactgagatcaaatacgcacgttaaagatcctgtaatccatgtcagcgttcggtgggttatggaaacaagaacatacccagcatgcattcccccgaaaacggagtatggctgcctatgtggcggggtaaataaataaaaacggtcatacacgtaaaatgttattgaatgacacaggaaatgaatgatgagcgcccagtggcagccgtcagtcggctctaccctggtaggcagcctgtggtgcaaatgtccctgtgtatgtacagcgcttagagcgaggataggcgctatataagtatccacatcaatcaatcaagggaatttgcactctaaattggctggcgatgaaagggttaaaccactCAGCTATCTGGCATTATCACATGGACATGAACTGATCCATTCGTTCCTACCTGGGGTCAAAGGAGTGCACGTGGCATCCGTACAATTTGGCGACGTCATCGTCGAAAGAGAAATCATTGTGGATCCTGTATAAAAACAAATTGATTATTGATTATTGatcacatcaaaaaaaaaaaaaaaaaaaaaaaaaaaaattcaatacgGAACCTGTTGAAAACCAAACCTTTACTGATGACGTGAAAAAACAAAGCATTACTGATCATGTGAACAAAGCAATCATTATTGATCCTGTGGAAAACTAAACCTTTACTGATCACGTGAAAAACAAATGATACTAATCGTATGAAAGACAGACCATTATTGATCATGTGAAAGATTCATCCTTCTCGATCGGAtcctatgcacacacaaaaaataacaagcCACAATGAAGTCGAAAGAAATGATTCTAGagaaatcttccgaaaacaaattaaaaggacaaaacgatgatgatgatgatgatgatgatgggtgtgtgtgtgtgtatgtgtgtgcgtgtgcgtacatgcgtgtgtgccgCGCTTAtttcccaagtgtgtgtgtgtgtgtgtgtgtgtgtgtgtgtgtgtgtgtgtgtgtgtgtgtgtgtgtgtgtgtgagtgtccatgcgtgtgtgccgCGCTTAtttcccaagtgtgtgtgtgtgtgtgtgtgtgtgtgttgtcgttgttgttctctctctctgtctctctctctctttctctgtgtgtgtgtgtgtgtgtgtgtgtgtgtgtgtgtgtgtgtgtgtgtgtgtgtgtgtg from Babylonia areolata isolate BAREFJ2019XMU chromosome 33, ASM4173473v1, whole genome shotgun sequence encodes the following:
- the LOC143277045 gene encoding putative methyltransferase-like protein 24, which produces MSSRKSVLFITGCVIVVAGVCLVSTHDKVLTAISSIHQILKTPTAERRLLEEEDLSANDHPDMRYLRKHEHTDSLPPSDEMDRMSEKDMSYAYHSYLDNINFLCHRKLRMGRVADGGWDMCDDYEYRPVQPCIVYSFGIHNDFSFDDDVAKLYGCHVHSFDPSMEKPSHDRSPLVHFHNVGLGGEGGRIHVTTNWTMKSFFDLRNMLNHQQEVIDIVKMDIEFSEWSALPNMVETGELNHTRQLLVEFHKPASGERLRKQLYTLKKLDSLGFKRFHTHPNRFCGRTKQPYPVTRVNCYEVYFVNTRFIRRRFQ